The genomic stretch TTCTAGATCACGGAATCATGCTGCAACATTTCCTCCACTGAAGGAAAACTCGAATGATGGTTAGTAAATGTTTCGTTTTGCTtatgctacaatttttctctcttAAGTATGTACTTAAATGGATCATCATGCATGGCTGTGCAGTGATGCTTCATGAAACATCTGCTTATAACTTCAGAACTCATGCTTCAGCATATGCTCCATCGCGAGGTAATTCTACGGTTGGTTAAGTTACATTTCCTGCATTCTTACCCCACATGTGAGTGGATTTAGTGATCAGAGGGATAGGTGAGCCCGGCCTAGCTATCGTTGGATCAGAGTTGAGATTCGTTTTCTAGCTCACAGCGACCACACACGGCGTGAATACTTTTTCTGCTGTTGTTGTACTTCTATTATTAAAAAACTTGGACCGGCCTCGTTGTCCCCTAATCACGCCCACCACCACCCCACTCCTCGACTTCCTCCCTGACTAGCGCCCCTGAAACTCGCTGCCGTCGCCGACCATCGGGGACTGTCGGCATCCGCCACCGTGCGTCGTCCGCTGGAACCTTTCCTTGCGCGCGTTTCTCCCTTGCCGGCTGGCGCCACCCCTGATCCGAACCACCGTGGACAGCAGCGCCACAAAAGGCTCCGGGAGCTACACCTCACACACTCGTCTTGCCTCCTTCCTACACCGTCGTGCATCGTCCGCCGGTTGAGGGCAAGGGATCAAGTCCGCCACACCCGTGTCGACGGCCGTCGACCACGAGCGCTTTTCGTCGCCGACGGGAATCGGAGATGGGCGAACATGCGTCCTTGATTTGGGGAAAATCGGGCTCAGTCCGCTCGGCCCCTCCTCCGGCAGTCGGGCTACAAGCTCAGGTGTCCCTGATCTTACTCCGCCTCCAGGCCACGAGCGGAATAGCCCAAATATCCAGCGACGAGCGGACCGCGGCCAGCTCCGACTGCAATCCCGACTCCCTCAGCTCCGACTGCGCATAGTTTTTGATTGGGTCAGCGAGGTAGGGGGCATGGCGATGGGAGAACGATGCACAATCGTCGATCTGGAGGCCCGCTGCCCCTCGGCTCCGTTGACTCGATTGGGTCATCAATCTGGAGGTTCGGTGGCGTTAGGAGAGGGGAAAGGGAGGCCATCATCGGAATGCTTGGGATGGATGGCGCGAACACGGTGGTAGGTGGGAGGGACTGTAGGAGGAAGAATAGAGAAAAGGCAAAATATCCAGTCAGTAATACCGGGTTATCACCTCACGGGCAATCTAACGTCATTAGACACATGTCGATCTCTGGGTGCGTGCGCACCTACCCATCTGGTCACCAAGGTTCATCCGCATGTGTGATATGTCAACATGTTTATTAGTTTGTTATGCCACTCCAGCTTGACATGCAAATTCACAACTGAAGAACTAAACCCTCATGACTCATGAGCTTTGCCTAACTCAAATTTTACTCTGACAAGTTTCTTGCTTTGTACTATGGTAAGTCACGAGTCTCCTGTCTAGATAAAACAATGAAATATTTGTTCACTATTCGTTCATTCATATAGTATATACTGAAAGGATTGCAGTCTATTAGAAATTCAAGTTTCAACTTTGGCATTGTAGCCTGGAATGTTTGGAATTAACAAGATGAATTTGTTGCTACTCTTCTATGGTTTTATGATCTGTTATTAACTGAAAGAGTCGATAAACCGTTGGGCATGTTTGCTTTATAATACAGTAAAATCCAGTGTTGCCAAATATATGTAGATACCTTTTACCATCTATATACCTTACTCAGCCTTATGATTTTTCATGCATCTGTGCTTTGTTTCTCTAAATCAGTCGTCATCATTCTTCACATATTCTGAGTTCATGTTCTGACATACGctatttatttgtttttctaGTTTAATATACATACACATTAGTAAAAGTGAAAATGGGCCCTATCGGGTCACCGGCGTAGAACCTAGTAAAGAtttttctagttcatttaaaaaCCCATTTCTAGTCCATGACCGTGTGAGAATATCCATTGTATGCGGTGTCTATGTTTTATCTGATGATTTTTGCTCTGATGTTTCTCCAGCACAAGCATTGGAAGAAATCATGCAGAATATTGTCTCTCCAGATGGGACACTTGAACTCGGAACATTTTGGCTGTGCCACCCTGGGTCGGAGCAATTCACTCTACAGGGGCTGCCGCCGAATAGAAAAAGTTAGATCTTTATTAGCACTTGTTGTTtccagatggaaggcaaattACATAGGCATCACAGTCTGTGTGATATTGCAGGGGTACCCACAGTAAATATGAAAGGAAAGAGATATGCTGCATCAGAAGTAGACCAGATAAAAGTGGAGATCCTGAGGGTGAACGTTGCTTCTTTGGTTGCACAGGATGGACTTGATAGTGCTGCAGGGGTGTTGATTAGGAATGGAAGCACGGCACAGTTCATCAGTGCATCATGTTTCAGTCCGATACTACGCACAGAGCCAACTCTTCTTTTTGCAGCTGCTTGTTGTGAAGCGATTAAAATCGCGCTGTCATATCAACCAACTACTATTGTGCTGGAGTCCCACCTGTTGTTCAGTCTGCGCAACCCGCTATATGCTGATCCGAATCAACAGCCAGATATAGTACAGTTGACAGAGTTCCTGAGCCAGGGTCACCCCCATTTCATACTTCAGAGCATTTCGGAAGAATCCAATCTTGCTGCTTGTCGATTGGCCCTTAACGTTTTGCACATAAAAGAGTCCTATATGTTCTTCAATGATCCGCCGGAATGGCTTGTCCCTTACTTAGGTGAGTGAGGATAGTTTACTCTTGAGTTCGAAAACTCACTGGCTACTCAGTAGAAAGCTTCAAACAGAAGGTGCATGGTGCATCTGGCAGCTACAAGCTTTTTTCTTTGGGTGTACAACTGTAGATATAGTCAGTATACAGAGACGGTAACATTCTCGTAGTATCTGATGAGGCTATTGATACATATATGGCATATGGATAGGCTTTTATGCCAGatctttcatgattatttggaattTGTGTATTTACTTATTTGGATTCTTGCTGGAATTTGGGTATTCACTTATTTGGAAAGTGCCAACGAACTGCACCCGATAAGCAGATGCTGTAGAATACTGTCCATCACTTGTTAGATTCCAAACGACTGAATCTGGCTCGTCATGAAGCTGCACCTCCTGAACCTTCGACCAGAGTTGGATGAGCTGATCAAGCTCATTCTCGGTTCCAATACGCTGCAATCAACGCATCCACATCCCGTTGGTCAGAGCAGACTTCACCGTGAGCTTCTTCCTGTAAGCCAGCTTGAAAAGATCTGGCGTCAAGGATTCCGGGGCTTGCCCCTGAAGCCATTTATCTGACCAGAACCTAACCTTTTCGCGTTGCCAAGATTCAGAGTTGAGCAGGCTGCAAACAGACAATTGTCGATTGCATCGCACGGCGTCAGCATTCCCTTCCATGGTCTGTCCTGGTTGTCCCAACTGAGCCATTCCCATCGTACTATCGTAGCCGAAGCGCCCTGCTGAAAGCTTGGACATCTTTTACTCCCAATCCACCGAACTTTTTGCGAGAGCACACTTGTTTACAGTTCACAAAGACATTTGCCACCACTAGCCTCTTCGTCCGCGTTCCATAGGAAACCTCTTCGGAGCTTTTTGATGTTCTTGATGAACCATTTATCAGCCGGGAATGCAGTTAGATGGTAAACTGCAATTGACGTGATGACCGCATTGACAAGGATTAACCTAGCCGATATGTCCATGAGCTTCCCTTTCCAAACCTTTAACTTGCTTGCACTTTTGTCAAGAATGGGCTGCAACTCAACTCTGCGTGGTTTCTTTAAACCCAAAGGTAAATTGTTCTATTTTTCTATGCTCGTATCATCTCCAGGGTATTTGGAATGTAAAACCTCGAGTAGTTGAATTCAGCCTCTTGACCGTGTATCTCAAAATAGCAAACTCTTGGCATTGctatacttagagcatctccaccggcggctccCAAATAGTCGCCTGCGCCGGCACTGCCGTATGGGGGCGGCGGCATTGCATTCTCTATTTGGGAGTGCTGTTCCCCACACCGGCGGCCCCAAATCGGCGGCCTCGATAGGAGTTTTTTTTTAGACAAAGTAAATATATTCTTGTAGTTTCATTTTCAAATCATTCAGAATTCTGTTTTAGGGCAAAttcgagtaaaacattattcactcctcgacttcggatgacatgtgaaacatctctagcctactacctactAGCCACCCGGCTCTATGAAGGTGGACGATTGCCCGCTGCTCTCTCCGATGCTCTTTCCGCTGCTCCTCCATCGTCGATCCCCCActgctctctccgccacgaacgtcaagtaagcggctctatccgcggccgccgcctcctgacGCAGCTACTGCTctagctcctcccgccgccgacggtgcTCCACCTCCTGCCTCCGTAGGCGTAGCTGCATCTTCTCCAAACGCCGCCGCTCGTAGATTTCATCCTGACGCTGCTGCTCCTCCCGCATCAACCGCCGCAGCGCAAGCTGCTCCCACCCCTGCTGCTGGCGCACCTCCCAtcggcgctgccgctgccgccgcgcctcctccaaGTGCCGCTGCTCTGCCTCCTGGTCCTGCTGCTCGTCCGCGACAAAGGCATCTACAGTCGCCACTagctccgcctcctcccacgcctcgtactctgcgagTTACGGGTTCTcctccacgacttctacggccgcctctagcgccACCTCCTCCCACGAGTCGAACATTGTGGTATTTTTTAGGGTTTAGATTTTTTGCaccaatgaggcggaggaggagggataatatagaccggcggcgaggcgggaaacctccCGCGTGGCGTCGTGGCGGTAAAATCTCCCGCGCGGCGCCCTGGTGGCTCCCACTCCCAAAATTTTCCGCCTCGCAAGGCGCCAACGCGTCCGATTCGCGTCCTTCGCCAAGGGGCGCCACGGGATTGCCGCACTTCTATTGGACTCGAAAAAGCGCCGACGCTCTTTGGAACGCGCTGGTGTAAGCTTATTTTCGCTGCAgacccccaaaacgctatcgtgGCTGCTATGGGGTCCGCCGGTGGAGATTGCCATATTAAACTAGCCAGTGTGTTGTGGGCACAGTGATGTCGACCGAGACCCTGAACGGGTGTGCATTTGGTCCggaccttagggcatctccaaccgggcgacccatcccgcgcccgcgcgtccggatgggtcgaaacggacaaaaccgcggcccagcgcgcggacccatccctaaaacggatggccgcggcgtccgggacgacccaaacccggcccaaatcttggacgagtttgcgtggccgcggacgcgaaaggctggtcgctcgcgtcctcccttgtccgcccccggCCCGCCCGTCTCGCCCTCGCAAAACGAAAACACTCCAccgtactcccaaaacctagagatggccgacgacgcgatcggccgccgccaccgccaccgccaccaccgccaccatcggagaggaggcacccgcggccgttgccgctcccgccgtggaggcggctcccgaaccggcggtggccgagctccgccccgggccgccgacgaagaaggcgaaggccgacctcaCCCCGGGAGCGAGAGGAAGCTCGAGAGCAGGAAGAGGGGCGACCGGCGCAGGGCGCcggaccaacggaagagggaaaaCGCTGCCGAGccggagcggcagcgggcggcggagcagcttctccaactccgcacggaggcgaagagcactctccttcaagagcagcagaccatgctattttacggccacccagccgctcggccagcacatgatcatccccggcaccggcgcggcctcggtggggagctcggcctcctccgtgacccggccccttcctccaaggtcaatcgccccaccgactgccctatttgggcacgaaatgggggcgcatgggcggcagGCGTACCggccacgggatgggtcaccggaggtgggcgagtccatgacggggccgtcgccttcgtccattgacctgaaccgtgcgccggcgaactccaaaggcccgaagaacccgggagcagctgcgacgtccggtgcacgcaacctgctcgacgatatgtcggccgcgcgcgcgcagctcaccgtccaccgtgcagtgctcctccgtctttcgcgcgtacaatgccgacgaccctgccatatccttcgacacaacaggcccccagccacctcccattgacacacacaGGAGGGCACAACCGCCCGTCCCAGCAAAGCATAAAcattgaggaggagccgttgttcggtgagggcctcacacaagccgcagctgcacaagctcgaggtcgccgggtaagcaaacgaaccgccaactacacggagaaggaggacaaggtgctcgtcgatggatggttgaccatcgggcaagatgcgttgacgggtgccgagcgtAAGGGGTCCGCATTctcggcgccggatctatgaatacttccatgaacatcgcaaatatggacaggagccatttgagagcgaccgcagcgaaatatcgctccaaaagaggtggggagcaattcaaacggaatgcaacaagttccacgcggcgtatgagcacgcgaggcggctccccgttagtggcatgggtgtgaaggacttggtatgattcataacctcaacttattcatccgatgtttgcacatatgtttatcgttgttgtctcgctttgctctaggtgtggcgagctttggaattctacaaagccaacaatggagagaagacctttgccttccctcattgttggaaggaactccacggcacccccaagttccgtgaggggtacgagggctacatggcgaacttgactggcaacaatcccgccaaagatgccacggtcattgaccttgatggtgggcaaccttgcggcagctccgcttctcgtgcaagtcgtccacgcggccacaaggcaaccaaagccgacatgaagcgtgatgcgtcgtccatgctattgtatggcactttgaaggagatgcatgcggacagagaggtgtccacggacaagagggatgagaggaggcgccgggagaaagaagaggacaggaagaaattctttgatgtccagcagaagaagcttgagattgaagaggtcaaggccaagaccaaagctaaagaacttgagctcaaagagagagaacttgagctcatagcaatggcaagggccaaagaggtggagccgaaggcgaaggaagttgagctcaaacgccaagccgaggacaacctcatcatgaacgccgacttgaccaacatgagcgaggcgaagagagcttggttcgagaagagacaga from Lolium rigidum isolate FL_2022 chromosome 4, APGP_CSIRO_Lrig_0.1, whole genome shotgun sequence encodes the following:
- the LOC124647942 gene encoding uncharacterized protein LOC124647942, coding for MEESTHLAALCKIADLKRSKQAELGDSAPSASSQNMNWRLGASCLFSQLVVLSSPGLLAAVSAVPAKGEMGRPVVSRRRRSPHYPSWPPHPPTIPNSPPRPLACAPAAVAIEMMSSSSGSGSRYLDPHLVYELVIRRMPRQLLDYLDSIPGSSQDLHCYRIKLVGETLLSPPRKIPEENRWIMILGKRAWGHAIYSRLCAPPMVDNPTNFTSDAGHSMHLHNSSLYSGRMLTNEPELSHAAMLDELSASRSRNHAATFPPLKENSNDVMLHETSAYNFRTHASAYAPSRAQALEEIMQNIVSPDGTLELGTFWLCHPGSEQFTLQGLPPNRKRVPTVNMKGKRYAASEVDQIKVEILRVNVASLVAQDGLDSAAGVLIRNGSTAQFISASCFSPILRTEPTLLFAAACCEAIKIALSYQPTTIVLESHLLFSLRNPLYADPNQQPDIVQLTEFLSQGHPHFILQSISEESNLAACRLALNVLHIKESYMFFNDPPEWLVPYLGE